The Chryseobacterium sp. G0186 genome includes the window GATCATGATGAATTTAAATATATCTGATTACAAAATGAGTTTTTATAAAGAAATACAACATACTGCATGAAAGCTAAATAGAGCTCATACATCCATCTCTATCTGTTATTAGTCCATTTATTTTTAATACTAAGAATCCATAAATACATACTCATCGTTTACAGTATCGATAAGCTGATCCGAATTAATATTTCGTGAAAAAATAGGATAATGAAAACGATCCAGCTTATTAAGAATACGTATAAGCTCCATCTTTTCATAATAATTGAGATTTCCTGCAACGATATTGGTAGCTTGCCGAATTTTTTTCATTTGATTTTCTAAAATCTCCAATCCTCTTCCGGTAATACGGATTAGTTTACTGCGTTTGTCTAACTCAGAATCTGTCTGTTCCACAAGTCCCAGCCTTAAAAGCCTGGCTATAATAAGCATACCTACCGGCTTATCATGGATATTTCTTTTGATAAGAGCCATTTTTGTCATCTCCCCAAAAGCCTTAAGATTTATCAGATAAATAAAGTCTTCCTGTGTAGAAAATTCAGAATCTGAGATGGCTGATTTCGAGTAGGTTTTCGCATATCGATTAAGATGAACAAGCAATGTACTTATAGCACTTTCCGCTGTTCTCCCGTTCTCTTTACCCTCCCAATAAGGCTCTTCAAAATGTTCTTTCCGGCAAACATTCTCATTATTAGAAATCCAATCCTTAAATCCCTGAATAGTTTCCGGATATAAACCGGGAGAGGTACGAATTTCTGTTTCAAATTCCTGTAACAGGTCAATAGAATCTTTAATAAGTTTATAATCCATTTTCATTAAAATAGTTTACAAATATACCTAATTTCAGATTATAATTGTTTAAATGATTAAGTCACTCTATCTAAAGAAACCTGAATCCCTTTTTGATTCTTTCAAAATAATAAACAGAAATAGCATCCCAATGAACCCTGATCCTATTAAAAGCAAGATCAGTCCTTCAAGGAATTTAGAGTGATAATTTCCTTATTCTGAATTCTTAAAATATTGTGTACGGCATAAAACTTGTTTGAAATAAATAACTATAATAATTGTCATGGACCGGATAGAAAGCAAACCATTACATTTAAAAAGCGATAAAAAAATAATTGACGAATATTTCAATTTAGTTATTAAAAAGGAATTGAATATTGACCTCAATGTCAACGCGGAATACATGGTTGTACAAAATATTGTTTCAAAAAAATTAATTCTTGTCAAAACATTTTCAGACAACACCCTGGAAAACCCATCACTTTATCTTTTATTATCTTCTTTAATTCAACAAATCAACACCGATTCGTTAACGAAAGGAAAGATTATTACAGCACTAGAAAAAAAATAAAAAATCCCTCAACGTTTTGAGAGATTTTATTGATGAACTATTGGGTATCTATTATGCTGGTTCTTTTATATGTTTTGCTACCATTGCTTCAAGATCATCCAGGTTAAATGGTTTTGAAACATAATCATCGGCACGGGCCTCGGATGCTAAAGCAACAATATCATTATTAGCTGTAACATAAATTACCGGAATATGTTTAAATTCTTCTGTACTTTTAAGAAGTTTTGTAGCTTCTACGCCTCCTATTTTTGGAATCCAGTTATCCATCAAAATAACATCCGGCTGATAGTCTGCCACTTTCTCAAGAATATCGTGTGATGTTTCTGAGATTTTAACATCATATCCATTTTCTTCAAATATGATGGTGATCACTTCTAAAATAGCTGTATCATCATCAAAAATTAAAATTTTCTTTTTATTCATATTATTTAGATTATTTATATTCTTATATTATAACTGTTTTATATAGCCCGCTAAAGTAGCAGGGGTGATAATCAAATCATAATCAATTTCTTCTATAGCATGTCGGGGCATATATTCCACTTCTGCTGTTTCCGGATCCTGAATCCAGACTTTTCCATGATGCTTTTTGATATATCCCAGCCCTTCCACTCCATCGGCATTAGCTCCTGATAAAAGGACACCAATCACATTTTCGCCATAGATCTCTGCTGCAGACCTGAATGTCACATCTATAGAGGGACGGGAATAATTCATTTTTTCGGAACTGTCTAATGACATATTTTTATTATTCTCAAACAATAAATGATAATCGGCAGGAACAATATATATTTTATTTTCTTCCAGTTCTGTTTTATCCTCAACCTCCACAACAGCTATTCTGGTAAACTGCTGCAGTAAGGTCCTAAGAACATCTCCAGATTGTGCTTTACGATGAATCACCAGTATAATAGGAATCTGAATTTTATTATCCAGATTTTTAATCATTTCAATAATAACCTGCAGACTTCCTGCAGATCCTCCGATAACAATTAATTTCATATTGGTTTGTGAATTCATCGCAGTAAATATTAATGGTGGTCAATTTTTTTCCAGATCTTCTGATCTTCCATCTGATGATAATTCTTGTCAATAGTAGAAAACCGAAGGGTCTCTTTCGCTCCCAAGGCAAGAAAGCCCAAATTCTCCAGGCTGTTATCAAAAAGCCTGAATACTCTTTCCTGAAGATCTCTGTCAAAATAGATCAGTACATTTCTGCATACAATCAGCTGAAAGCTATTAAAGGAACTGTCTGATACAAGATTGTGAGTTGATAAAATTAATTTTTCCTGTAGGCTTTTATCAAATCTTACGCTATCGTAATTAGCTGTATAATAATCGGAGAAGTCTTTTATACCACCGGAAAGCATATAATTTTCTGAATAAAGTTTCATTTGCTGTAAAGGAAAAATCCCTGCTCTTGCCGTTTCAAGAACTGCGGGATTCAGGTCGGTACCATAAATCAAAGACTTATTATAAAGGCCTGCTTCTTTGAGCAGAATAGCAATAGAATAAGCCTCCTCTCCGGTTGAGCAACCTGCAATCCAGATTCTGATTAACGGATAGGTGCCTAGCTGAGGTAATATTTTCTCCCTTAATGTTTTAAAAAAAGAGGGATCTCTGAACATTTCCGTAACATTCACTGTAACTTCCTCAACAAAGCGTTTTAAATATTCAACATCATTTATAATGGTGTATCTGAGCTCTGCAAAACTGGTAAACCTGTCCAGGAGGCATATACGGTTTACTCTTCTTTTAAAGGAAGCTCTGCTGTAGCCAGAAAAATCATAGCCATACAGATCATAAACATCTCTGATGAGATATTCTACTTCTTCATCCTTTACAATACTTGGTTCCAGCATCTATGAAATTTTTTCTATTGCCATTATTAAAAGA containing:
- a CDS encoding MarR family winged helix-turn-helix transcriptional regulator, producing the protein MDYKLIKDSIDLLQEFETEIRTSPGLYPETIQGFKDWISNNENVCRKEHFEEPYWEGKENGRTAESAISTLLVHLNRYAKTYSKSAISDSEFSTQEDFIYLINLKAFGEMTKMALIKRNIHDKPVGMLIIARLLRLGLVEQTDSELDKRSKLIRITGRGLEILENQMKKIRQATNIVAGNLNYYEKMELIRILNKLDRFHYPIFSRNINSDQLIDTVNDEYVFMDS
- a CDS encoding PleD family two-component system response regulator; translated protein: MNKKKILIFDDDTAILEVITIIFEENGYDVKISETSHDILEKVADYQPDVILMDNWIPKIGGVEATKLLKSTEEFKHIPVIYVTANNDIVALASEARADDYVSKPFNLDDLEAMVAKHIKEPA
- a CDS encoding chemotaxis protein CheB, whose amino-acid sequence is MKLIVIGGSAGSLQVIIEMIKNLDNKIQIPIILVIHRKAQSGDVLRTLLQQFTRIAVVEVEDKTELEENKIYIVPADYHLLFENNKNMSLDSSEKMNYSRPSIDVTFRSAAEIYGENVIGVLLSGANADGVEGLGYIKKHHGKVWIQDPETAEVEYMPRHAIEEIDYDLIITPATLAGYIKQL
- a CDS encoding CheR family methyltransferase, with translation MLEPSIVKDEEVEYLIRDVYDLYGYDFSGYSRASFKRRVNRICLLDRFTSFAELRYTIINDVEYLKRFVEEVTVNVTEMFRDPSFFKTLREKILPQLGTYPLIRIWIAGCSTGEEAYSIAILLKEAGLYNKSLIYGTDLNPAVLETARAGIFPLQQMKLYSENYMLSGGIKDFSDYYTANYDSVRFDKSLQEKLILSTHNLVSDSSFNSFQLIVCRNVLIYFDRDLQERVFRLFDNSLENLGFLALGAKETLRFSTIDKNYHQMEDQKIWKKIDHH